The Streptosporangiales bacterium nucleotide sequence GCGGATCTCGGCACACGCGGATCGGGCCGGGGATGTCCGGCCGATGAAGCACGTCGCTCTCCGACAAGGCCACGTACGTGTTGTAGAAGCCCACCCGCTCACGCCGGCCGAACAGCTCGATGTCGAGCTGCACGCCCTGGTTCGGCACCGGCTTGCGTACCAGATCCAGTCCCAGAGCGGACGCGAGCACCTGGTGGGAGAGACACACACAGAGCAACGGGATGTCCTGGCGCTTGGCGCACCCGATCACCCGCCACAGCGCATCGACGCGGCTGTCGTCGCGGTCCCGCGGATCTCCTGGTCCAGGGCCGGCGACCACGAGGTCGTACGACTCCATGACACCGTCGACGAGTGCCTCGCCGCATGGCCGGATCGTCACGGCCGTCCCCAGTGAGCGCAGCTGCTGCCCGAGCATCGCGGTGAAGGTGTCCTCTGCGTCGAGCACGAGCACCCGCCGCCCGGCGAGGTACGGATCCGGCCGATCTCGTTCGTCCTCGGGATCGAACCAGTACCGGGAGAGCGTCGCGTTGCGTCGCCGCAGCGCGGCGTCGACCCGTTCGTCGCCGGGCAACCCGCGTGCACTCGACCAGTTGGCCCCGGCAGGTCGTGTGGTCGCGATGGTCCCGCCCGCGGTGACGCCGGCCGCCGCGAGCAGTCCGGCGACCTTCGCCTCGGTCTCGGCCACCTCGGCATCGGGGTCGGAGTCGCGCACCAGCGTGGCACCGACGCCGACCTCGATCCCACCGGTCTGGTCGATGTCCGCGGTCCTGATGAGGATCGCGGAATCCATGAGGCGCCGGCCGGACCCGTCCCGTCCGACGAGGGCGATAACGCCGCTGTAGTACCCACGCCCGACACGTTCGCGACGCGCGATCACTCGACAGGCGTTCTCCACGGGACTGCCCGTCACCGTCGGCGCCAGCAGGGTGCGGCGCAGCACCTCGCGGACATCGAGACTGCTGCGCCCGCGTAGCAGGTACTCCGTGTGCGCGAGCCGCGCCATCTCCTTGAGGTACGGACCGAGCACCTGCCCACCCACCTCGCAGATGCCCGCCATCATCTTCAGCTCCTCGTCGACGACCATGACGAGCTCGCCGGCCTCCTTGCGGTCGGCGAGGAACGCGAGCGTTCCCGTCAGGTCCGGGCCCGTCACCGGGTAGCGGTACGTCCCGCTTATCGGGTTCATCACGACCTCGCCGGCCCGCACGCTGACCTGACGCTCCGGTGTGGCGCCGACGAAGGTCCGGGTTCCGGTGTGCACCAGGAACGTCCAGTACGCCCCCACCTCGCCGGCCAGCAACTCGCGGAACAGGGCGAGCGCGGCGCGGTGCGAGTCGCCGGGCATCCGGCCACGGAACGTCCGCTTCACCA carries:
- a CDS encoding phenazine-specific anthranilate synthase component I gives rise to the protein MADELARLVGPTPPPFALLYRPESADPARVELLVGDVSAVHRLADLPVPDDAVTGGDSSDTVPRHEVLALVPYRQVVERGYVCRDDQEPILAMTVSRQSTVPLDDILEWLPVGPVELADAGFEGDDESYTRLVRAVLAEEIGTGAGSNFVVKRTFRGRMPGDSHRAALALFRELLAGEVGAYWTFLVHTGTRTFVGATPERQVSVRAGEVVMNPISGTYRYPVTGPDLTGTLAFLADRKEAGELVMVVDEELKMMAGICEVGGQVLGPYLKEMARLAHTEYLLRGRSSLDVREVLRRTLLAPTVTGSPVENACRVIARRERVGRGYYSGVIALVGRDGSGRRLMDSAILIRTADIDQTGGIEVGVGATLVRDSDPDAEVAETEAKVAGLLAAAGVTAGGTIATTRPAGANWSSARGLPGDERVDAALRRRNATLSRYWFDPEDERDRPDPYLAGRRVLVLDAEDTFTAMLGQQLRSLGTAVTIRPCGEALVDGVMESYDLVVAGPGPGDPRDRDDSRVDALWRVIGCAKRQDIPLLCVCLSHQVLASALGLDLVRKPVPNQGVQLDIELFGRRERVGFYNTYVALSESDVLHRPDIPGPIRVCRDPRTREVHALRGPGFASTQFHPESLLTQHGVAILAELLASTLTGRRGHLPLQRSG